In Ignavibacteriales bacterium, one DNA window encodes the following:
- a CDS encoding phosphatase PAP2 family protein, translating to MILATASFTLVRIFSITLLVIALTHACMSQEFERQPVFFDDDLQQINLNLPLEQQLNLDILNRQEPLRWHSMFTQLPNNWARSAGISLKMESVPALAGIGVLTFSLIQTDEHTWRSTRRLYRTSETFCEASDYAVALGDGRVHLGIATAFAGYGLLGDDPKALRVASQTVEAFLATGIAVQILKRVTGRESPAAASAHRTGRWKFFPHPSNYESSPPSYYAFPSGHISTTMATLTVIAENYPQARWIKPVGYTLVAVLGVGLVAKGMHWYSDLPLGIALGYIFGKVAANPSIPDFVKGPNEKGVDISITPLLDGMGGGGVHLAMAF from the coding sequence ATGATCCTTGCGACAGCTTCTTTTACGCTCGTCCGGATTTTCTCCATCACGCTCCTCGTGATCGCACTCACGCATGCCTGCATGAGCCAGGAGTTTGAGCGGCAGCCGGTGTTCTTCGATGACGATCTCCAGCAGATCAACCTGAACCTTCCGCTTGAGCAGCAACTCAATCTTGACATTCTCAACCGGCAGGAACCACTACGGTGGCACAGCATGTTCACGCAGCTGCCGAACAACTGGGCACGCAGCGCGGGCATATCACTGAAGATGGAGAGCGTTCCCGCCCTCGCCGGCATCGGTGTGTTGACGTTTTCGCTGATTCAAACAGATGAACACACATGGAGAAGCACTCGCAGACTCTACCGAACGTCGGAGACATTCTGCGAAGCGAGCGATTATGCCGTTGCGCTGGGGGATGGTCGGGTGCACCTGGGGATCGCGACAGCGTTTGCGGGATACGGATTGCTGGGGGATGATCCGAAAGCACTTCGTGTTGCCAGCCAGACTGTCGAAGCATTTCTTGCCACCGGGATTGCAGTACAGATCTTGAAACGTGTTACCGGCAGGGAAAGCCCCGCTGCCGCCTCAGCACACCGCACGGGCCGATGGAAATTCTTCCCACACCCCAGTAATTACGAGAGTTCCCCGCCCAGCTATTATGCTTTTCCATCGGGACACATCTCAACGACGATGGCCACGCTGACTGTCATTGCCGAGAACTATCCACAGGCACGGTGGATCAAGCCCGTTGGCTATACGCTCGTCGCCGTTCTCGGAGTGGGCCTGGTTGCAAAGGGCATGCATTGGTACAGCGATCTGCCGCTGGGTATTGCGCTTGGGTATATCTTCGGTAAGGTTGCCGCAAATCCTTCAATCCCCGACTTTGTGAAGGGACCGAATGAAAAAGGTGTCGATATTTCGATAACACCTCTTCTGGATGGAATGGGGGGCGGAGGGGTTCACCTCGCTATGGCATTCTAG
- a CDS encoding molybdopterin-dependent oxidoreductase, with product MVTLEINGQQITASPEKTILEVCREQKLDTIPTLCHDEKLPPFGSCFLCVVELEGQTRLFPSCATKVAGGMKIHTRSEKVKRARKTCLELLLSDHYADCFGPCRLNCPADVDIQGYMSLIHLGKFKEAIALIKEKNPLPSVCGRVCTRKCEVNCRRSMIDEPVGIDFLKRYVADQDMIGEMWKPEVKPSNGNRVAIIGGGPAGLTCAYYLVTEGYQPAIFEALPAMGGMLRYGIPEYRLPKEVLDKEIKWITDLGVEVHTGRTLGKDFTLDSLFDQGFKSIFVGLGAQVGKPMQVENEEAEGVLSGVELLKQVEMKTNPPVKGRVVVVGGGNTAIDAARTSLRLGADKVILLYRRTRQEMPANHVEIEAAEQEGVELQYLAAPVRVNVEHGRMTSVECIKMELGEPDSSGRRRPVPMKGSEYSLQCDWVISAIGQEANLDGVDGGTHIKVTKWKTIDAKSGTFDTSRPGVFAGGDVVTGPADAIDAIAAGRKAARAIDKYLQTGVVEPLVPRFESRRDAFHKLAPQDIPPLEPVHRHHPDEVPVIERILGFNEVEQAYTDETARVEALRCAECGCDVGLSCALQDYCTEYGVDQERFVGAFNRYKVDTRHPFVKIDMNKCIRCGRCVNTCSEILNVAALGFVNRGFRTIVKPAMEKALHETNCVSCGNCIDVCPTGALVEKMPFRRSGPWHMDPVNNVCNYCGVGCNITFMVKTPDLYYVSGAPPDVGPNRGELCVRGRFGYEHYLDGSRRLQPMVRKDGKLRQASWEAAFEAVRAGLAKVIEDHSPDHILVSASPKLSNEELYLAGKYARAAIGTNNIASFHRMVNEADYHALDAMLGSTASTVGAKDIESADLFIVLGGNPTSENPVLGWQIKRRIKKGTQAIVINSGQIDVTGYATVWADPRRGTATTLLNGVIAELARRNKLNQQFLLENTVNSEQVLASLAKHDLAEVSAVTGVAIDNILKIVELLSDPSKKIVACYNVESRIDRSANDLRALATLMLSLGKIGTEGSGLALTSSQCNNAGMRLAGFDKRLLPGGGPIESDQIADAAGKLWKTDMKKLFGTSGTNIGRKIREDKIRAAVIVGENPSIAPDYHHFVSNLEFLVVADMFLTETAQAADVFLPLSAYMESEGHLTNWFGLQQRTNPIGDPANGMRTLDIIDRLSGLMGYAGQVHSADGVNEELQSFISLNESSARNHGSFPTPDGKAHFVLYSDQSLSFSADTPQVLEIDARMTAQMKLIRI from the coding sequence ATGGTGACTCTCGAAATCAACGGACAACAAATCACCGCATCGCCTGAAAAGACGATTCTTGAAGTCTGCAGGGAGCAAAAGCTCGACACCATCCCGACGCTCTGTCACGATGAGAAGCTCCCTCCGTTCGGCTCGTGCTTCCTCTGCGTGGTCGAGCTCGAGGGGCAGACCAGGCTGTTCCCTTCCTGCGCCACCAAGGTCGCCGGCGGAATGAAGATCCACACGCGGTCAGAAAAAGTCAAGCGTGCAAGAAAAACGTGTCTGGAATTGCTCCTCTCGGATCACTATGCCGACTGTTTCGGACCATGCCGCCTGAATTGTCCTGCCGATGTCGATATCCAGGGATATATGTCGCTCATCCACCTCGGCAAATTCAAGGAGGCGATTGCTCTCATCAAAGAGAAGAATCCTCTTCCGTCAGTCTGCGGCCGCGTCTGCACGCGAAAATGTGAAGTGAACTGCCGTCGGTCAATGATTGACGAACCGGTCGGGATTGATTTCCTGAAACGCTATGTTGCAGACCAGGACATGATCGGCGAGATGTGGAAGCCCGAAGTGAAACCGTCGAATGGCAACCGTGTAGCAATCATTGGCGGCGGACCAGCAGGACTTACCTGCGCGTACTATCTTGTCACCGAAGGATATCAGCCTGCAATTTTCGAAGCACTGCCGGCAATGGGCGGCATGCTCCGGTACGGCATTCCGGAATACAGGCTTCCCAAGGAGGTTTTGGATAAGGAGATCAAGTGGATCACTGACCTCGGCGTCGAAGTCCATACAGGCCGCACATTAGGCAAGGACTTCACGCTTGACAGCTTGTTCGATCAGGGTTTCAAGTCCATCTTTGTTGGTCTTGGCGCTCAGGTTGGCAAACCGATGCAGGTAGAGAACGAGGAAGCGGAAGGCGTCCTCAGTGGAGTCGAGCTCCTGAAACAGGTTGAGATGAAAACCAATCCGCCCGTAAAAGGACGCGTCGTCGTGGTCGGCGGCGGCAACACTGCCATTGATGCAGCGAGAACCTCTCTTCGTCTTGGAGCGGACAAGGTCATTCTTCTCTATCGCCGGACGCGCCAGGAAATGCCGGCAAATCATGTCGAGATCGAAGCCGCCGAGCAGGAAGGCGTTGAACTTCAGTATCTCGCGGCCCCCGTTCGAGTAAACGTCGAACATGGACGAATGACGTCCGTCGAGTGTATTAAGATGGAGCTGGGCGAGCCGGACTCAAGCGGGCGGCGCAGACCGGTGCCGATGAAGGGATCTGAATACTCGCTGCAATGCGACTGGGTCATTTCGGCGATTGGACAGGAAGCGAACCTCGACGGCGTGGACGGCGGAACGCACATCAAAGTCACAAAGTGGAAGACGATCGACGCCAAATCGGGCACGTTCGATACCTCCCGACCGGGCGTTTTCGCCGGCGGAGATGTGGTAACCGGGCCGGCCGACGCCATTGACGCGATCGCAGCGGGACGCAAGGCCGCCCGTGCGATCGACAAGTATCTCCAGACCGGGGTCGTCGAACCTCTTGTTCCGCGGTTCGAGAGCCGGCGGGATGCGTTCCATAAGCTCGCACCGCAGGACATCCCACCGCTGGAGCCTGTGCATCGTCATCACCCTGATGAAGTGCCCGTCATCGAGCGCATTCTCGGGTTCAATGAAGTCGAACAGGCGTACACCGATGAGACGGCGCGAGTCGAAGCCCTCCGCTGTGCGGAATGCGGATGCGATGTCGGTCTCTCATGCGCCTTGCAGGACTACTGCACGGAGTACGGTGTCGACCAGGAACGGTTTGTCGGGGCATTCAACCGGTACAAGGTCGATACGCGCCATCCGTTCGTCAAGATTGACATGAACAAGTGCATCCGCTGCGGACGGTGCGTGAACACATGCTCCGAGATTCTGAATGTCGCAGCGCTCGGATTTGTCAATCGTGGATTCCGCACGATTGTCAAGCCGGCCATGGAAAAGGCGCTGCACGAAACGAACTGCGTCTCCTGCGGAAATTGCATCGACGTGTGCCCGACCGGCGCCCTGGTCGAGAAAATGCCATTCCGCCGGAGCGGGCCCTGGCACATGGACCCCGTGAACAATGTCTGCAATTACTGCGGAGTGGGCTGCAACATCACGTTCATGGTCAAGACACCAGATCTGTATTATGTCTCCGGAGCTCCGCCGGACGTTGGACCCAACCGCGGCGAACTCTGTGTGCGGGGACGTTTCGGATACGAGCATTACCTCGATGGATCACGCCGTCTGCAGCCGATGGTCCGCAAGGACGGAAAACTCCGGCAGGCATCATGGGAAGCGGCATTCGAAGCGGTGAGAGCAGGCCTGGCAAAGGTCATCGAAGACCACAGCCCGGATCATATTCTCGTCTCCGCCTCTCCGAAGTTGAGCAACGAAGAGTTGTACCTCGCCGGCAAGTATGCCCGGGCCGCCATAGGTACAAACAACATCGCTTCATTCCACCGCATGGTCAACGAAGCAGATTATCATGCCCTGGATGCGATGCTCGGTTCCACGGCGTCAACAGTTGGCGCGAAGGATATCGAGTCGGCGGACCTGTTTATAGTTCTCGGCGGCAACCCGACATCGGAAAATCCGGTGCTCGGCTGGCAGATAAAGCGCCGCATCAAGAAAGGCACGCAGGCGATCGTCATTAACTCGGGTCAAATCGATGTGACGGGATATGCGACAGTGTGGGCAGATCCGCGGCGCGGGACCGCGACGACGCTTCTGAACGGCGTGATTGCGGAACTGGCGCGGCGGAACAAACTCAACCAGCAGTTCCTCCTCGAAAACACTGTGAATTCCGAGCAGGTGCTTGCCAGCCTTGCAAAGCATGATCTGGCTGAGGTCTCCGCTGTAACAGGCGTCGCAATCGACAACATCCTGAAAATTGTCGAGCTGTTGTCCGATCCGTCCAAGAAGATCGTGGCATGCTACAATGTGGAAAGCCGGATAGACCGGTCGGCGAATGACCTGAGGGCTCTGGCCACGCTGATGCTCTCACTCGGGAAGATCGGCACGGAAGGCTCCGGCCTGGCACTCACCTCGAGTCAGTGCAACAATGCTGGCATGCGTCTTGCGGGGTTCGACAAACGCCTCCTGCCCGGTGGCGGGCCGATAGAGAGTGATCAGATTGCAGATGCGGCGGGAAAACTCTGGAAGACGGACATGAAGAAATTGTTCGGGACATCCGGTACGAACATCGGTCGCAAGATTCGCGAAGACAAGATACGCGCTGCGGTAATCGTGGGTGAGAATCCGTCGATTGCACCAGACTATCATCACTTCGTCAGCAATCTGGAATTTCTCGTCGTCGCAGACATGTTTCTCACGGAGACAGCGCAGGCAGCGGATGTCTTCCTGCCCCTCTCGGCATACATGGAATCCGAAGGTCACCTGACAAACTGGTTTGGTTTGCAGCAGCGAACAAACCCGATTGGTGATCCCGCCAACGGTATGCGGACACTCGACATCATTGATAGACTCTCCGGTCTGATGGGATACGCCGGGCAGGTTCACTCCGCCGACGGTGTCAACGAGGAACTGCAATCATTCATCAGTCTGAACGAGTCATCCGCCCGCAATCACGGTTCATTCCCCACTCCCGATGGCAAGGCCCATTTCGTCCTCTACTCGGATCAGAGTCTTTCCTTCAGTGCGGATACGCCGCAGGTCCTGGAAATTGACGCACGTATGACTGCTCAGATGAAATTGATCAGGATATAG
- a CDS encoding NADH-quinone oxidoreductase subunit NuoF encodes MKTVSIGLGTCGISAGGEKVYKAFQEELKERPDAFLLKETGCVGMCYREVLVEIGNGNGSPRLYGEVTPDRVGKIVEEDVLNDRPIADWLVSGEGKEVGFFENQVRIVLRNCGKIDPGSIDEYREQGGYQAIRKALTGMTPDGVVNEVVLSGLRGRGGAGFPTGTKWKLTRAAACSKKYVVCNADEGDPGAFMDRSVLESDPHAVLEGMIIAGYAIGADFGYIYCRAEYPKAVTRLRQAIGQARKNGFLGQNILGTSFNFELTIKEGAGAFVCGEETALMASIEGRRGMPRFRPPFPANSGLWGKPTNINNVETFANVPWIVMNGGAAFAKYGTADSKGTKVFAMAGKVKRTGLVEVPMGISIKSLIFDVCGGIMHDKEFKAVQMGGPSGGCIPASMSDTPIDYQQIPKTGAIMGSGGLIVMDETTCMVDVAKFFLTFTQAESCGKCTFCRIGTKRMLEILERITIGEGTMEDLDNLSELSDQIRNASLCGLGQSAPNPVITTLKYFRDEYVTHIEKKKCPAHVCAPLLTFTINDKCPGCMVCARACPTGAITGKKREIHFIDQDKCIRCEKCYTVCRFDAVTKD; translated from the coding sequence ATGAAAACTGTATCCATCGGATTGGGAACATGCGGCATCTCCGCTGGCGGTGAGAAGGTCTATAAGGCATTCCAGGAAGAATTGAAGGAACGCCCTGATGCATTTCTTCTCAAAGAGACCGGCTGCGTCGGGATGTGCTACCGCGAAGTCCTCGTCGAAATCGGCAACGGAAACGGAAGCCCGCGGCTCTACGGCGAGGTCACGCCGGACAGGGTAGGTAAGATTGTCGAAGAAGACGTGCTGAACGACCGTCCGATTGCCGATTGGCTTGTGTCCGGCGAGGGCAAGGAAGTCGGGTTCTTTGAAAACCAGGTACGCATCGTCCTGCGCAACTGCGGCAAAATCGACCCGGGCTCGATCGACGAGTATAGAGAGCAGGGCGGCTATCAGGCAATCAGGAAAGCGCTGACGGGCATGACGCCCGACGGCGTCGTGAACGAAGTGGTTCTCTCCGGCCTGCGAGGCCGCGGCGGCGCGGGCTTTCCGACCGGAACCAAGTGGAAGCTTACAAGGGCTGCAGCCTGCAGCAAGAAATATGTCGTCTGCAATGCCGATGAAGGAGATCCAGGAGCGTTCATGGACCGCTCAGTCCTGGAGAGCGATCCTCATGCGGTTCTGGAAGGAATGATCATCGCCGGCTACGCCATCGGGGCCGATTTTGGATATATCTACTGCCGGGCCGAATATCCGAAGGCTGTTACCCGGCTCAGGCAGGCGATCGGGCAGGCCCGCAAAAACGGGTTCCTCGGACAGAACATTCTCGGGACATCATTCAATTTCGAGCTTACTATCAAAGAAGGGGCCGGCGCGTTCGTTTGCGGCGAAGAAACCGCTCTGATGGCCTCGATCGAAGGTCGTCGTGGAATGCCCCGGTTCCGTCCCCCCTTTCCTGCGAATTCCGGCCTCTGGGGCAAACCGACGAATATCAACAATGTCGAGACCTTCGCAAACGTACCTTGGATTGTGATGAACGGAGGAGCGGCGTTCGCGAAGTACGGAACGGCCGACAGCAAAGGGACCAAAGTGTTCGCGATGGCGGGCAAGGTGAAACGGACCGGCCTCGTTGAAGTGCCGATGGGAATCTCCATCAAGTCCCTCATCTTCGACGTCTGCGGCGGCATCATGCACGACAAGGAATTCAAGGCCGTGCAGATGGGGGGCCCGTCGGGCGGCTGCATCCCGGCATCAATGAGCGACACGCCGATCGACTACCAGCAAATCCCGAAGACCGGCGCTATCATGGGTTCGGGCGGCCTCATCGTGATGGATGAGACCACATGCATGGTCGATGTGGCGAAATTCTTTCTCACCTTCACACAGGCTGAGTCGTGCGGGAAGTGTACGTTCTGCCGCATCGGCACGAAACGCATGCTTGAAATCCTCGAACGTATCACGATCGGTGAAGGAACGATGGAGGATCTCGACAACCTCAGCGAACTGAGCGATCAGATCCGGAACGCCTCCCTGTGCGGGCTCGGTCAATCGGCACCGAACCCTGTTATCACGACGTTGAAGTACTTCCGGGACGAATATGTTACGCACATCGAGAAGAAAAAGTGCCCGGCGCACGTGTGTGCCCCTCTCCTGACATTCACGATCAACGACAAGTGCCCCGGTTGCATGGTGTGCGCCCGCGCCTGCCCCACGGGAGCCATTACAGGCAAGAAGCGCGAGATCCATTTCATCGATCAGGACAAATGTATCAGATGCGAGAAGTGTTACACGGTGTGCCGCTTTGATGCCGTAACGAAAGACTGA
- the nuoE gene encoding NADH-quinone oxidoreductase subunit NuoE: MAEPLIDEFKTFNLDLWKYDGHAGALIPLLQSAQNTYGYVSEKAIDHISHVTGIPAAEIYGVVTFYAQFRTKPLGRNVVKICNGTACHVNGAKTVYDTVQDELQITYDETTDDGNFSLLSVACLGCCSLAPVITINGETHGRLDSGKTRKVIRDEKRRVGAVSKAVEE, encoded by the coding sequence ATGGCAGAACCGCTCATAGACGAATTCAAAACTTTCAATCTCGATCTCTGGAAGTATGATGGCCACGCAGGCGCCCTCATTCCGCTTCTGCAATCGGCCCAGAATACCTACGGATATGTCTCAGAGAAAGCGATCGACCACATCAGCCACGTTACCGGAATACCCGCCGCTGAGATCTACGGAGTCGTGACCTTCTATGCACAGTTCCGGACGAAGCCGCTCGGCAGGAATGTGGTCAAGATCTGCAACGGGACGGCCTGTCACGTGAACGGTGCCAAGACGGTCTATGACACGGTGCAGGATGAACTCCAGATTACGTATGATGAAACGACCGACGACGGAAATTTTTCTCTTCTCTCGGTAGCATGCCTTGGTTGCTGCTCACTTGCTCCCGTCATTACGATTAACGGCGAGACACACGGGCGGCTTGACTCCGGAAAAACACGAAAAGTGATTCGCGATGAAAAACGCCGCGTCGGCGCTGTCTCCAAAGCAGTCGAAGAATGA
- a CDS encoding ferredoxin — MQTIAVRLQENAPGKYFVTSACNGCGICFSFALQNFMYSNDSSYYYLYQQPADPREEDDIRRAIELCPMNCIKDDGEPF; from the coding sequence ATGCAGACGATCGCGGTCAGGCTTCAGGAAAACGCACCTGGTAAGTACTTCGTTACAAGCGCATGCAATGGATGCGGGATTTGCTTCTCGTTTGCCTTGCAGAATTTCATGTACAGTAATGACTCGTCGTACTACTATCTCTATCAGCAGCCTGCCGATCCGAGAGAGGAAGATGATATCCGTCGGGCCATAGAACTCTGCCCGATGAACTGCATCAAAGACGACGGCGAGCCATTCTAG
- a CDS encoding PLP-dependent transferase, protein MAKKTAGSKVKVRKGSYAPETRLIWGESFTPKWDYSHHVIPPISSSSTFRLSTTKRGAKGFIEFAHHAGDLNVESKAPIYIYDRLGEPNKDLLEENLKTAEQGECAVTYSTGMAAESALCGILLGTGSEIIAHQMLYGCTYSLFKNWFPRYGINVKWVDFKDLKAVSNAISPRTRLLYFETPVNPTMDLIDIQGIAEITKRHNRNRSKPNRIYAAVDNTFATPYCQRPLTLGMDFVVESLTKGICGFGTDMGGVVLGPSWSYDQLLLYRKDFGGVLSAKSAWPILVYGLPSLAVRFRQQIQTAQKVAEFLEDDKRIGMVSYPGLDSFRQRSLARDQMRNYDGEFSPGVLMYFIPKGKSPADRHRKANRMVNYIADNSYTMTLAVSLGNIRTLIEHPGSMTHSSIPPEEQLKRGIDPGGIRLSIGLEKAEDIIRDLEQALRKM, encoded by the coding sequence ATGGCAAAGAAAACGGCGGGCAGCAAAGTAAAGGTCAGGAAGGGTTCCTACGCGCCGGAAACCCGCCTGATTTGGGGAGAATCGTTCACACCGAAGTGGGACTATAGTCATCACGTCATCCCGCCCATCTCCTCCTCGTCCACATTTCGCCTTTCCACGACGAAGCGCGGAGCGAAAGGATTCATTGAGTTTGCACATCATGCCGGGGACCTGAACGTCGAGTCGAAGGCCCCGATCTATATCTATGACCGTTTGGGTGAGCCAAACAAGGATCTGCTCGAGGAAAATCTCAAGACTGCGGAGCAAGGGGAATGCGCCGTGACATATTCAACAGGGATGGCTGCCGAGTCTGCTCTCTGCGGCATTCTTCTCGGCACCGGCAGCGAAATCATCGCACACCAGATGTTGTATGGCTGCACATATTCTTTGTTCAAGAACTGGTTTCCGCGCTACGGCATCAACGTGAAATGGGTCGATTTCAAGGACCTGAAAGCCGTCAGCAACGCGATCTCGCCGCGCACCCGGTTGCTGTATTTTGAGACTCCAGTGAACCCCACCATGGACCTCATCGACATTCAGGGCATCGCGGAGATTACGAAACGCCACAATCGCAATCGGAGTAAGCCGAACAGGATCTATGCCGCCGTTGACAATACGTTCGCCACACCGTACTGCCAGCGCCCTTTAACGCTCGGCATGGACTTCGTTGTGGAGTCATTGACGAAAGGAATTTGCGGTTTCGGCACGGATATGGGAGGTGTCGTGCTCGGACCCTCATGGAGTTACGATCAGCTGCTTCTCTATCGGAAGGATTTCGGGGGAGTGCTCAGCGCAAAAAGCGCATGGCCCATACTTGTCTACGGATTGCCCTCTCTTGCCGTCCGATTCAGGCAGCAGATCCAGACGGCGCAGAAGGTGGCAGAGTTCCTGGAAGACGACAAGCGAATCGGCATGGTAAGCTACCCGGGCCTTGATTCGTTCCGGCAACGGTCGCTCGCCCGGGACCAGATGCGCAACTACGATGGAGAGTTTTCTCCTGGTGTATTGATGTACTTCATACCGAAGGGGAAGTCTCCCGCTGACCGTCATCGCAAAGCGAACCGAATGGTGAATTACATCGCCGACAATTCGTACACGATGACACTCGCAGTCAGCCTGGGGAACATCCGAACACTGATCGAGCATCCGGGATCAATGACACATTCCAGCATTCCGCCGGAAGAGCAGCTCAAGCGCGGTATTGATCCGGGAGGAATAAGGCTTTCGATCGGGCTCGAGAAAGCGGAAGATATTATCCGAGATCTGGAACAGGCACTGAGAAAAATGTAG
- a CDS encoding cyclic 2,3-diphosphoglycerate synthase — MAGMKRINTIIIGAAGRDFHNFNVMYRDNEPYNVVAFTATQIPNIAGRKYPAALAGKLYPDGIPIYEEKDLEDLIRRHAIEEVVFSYSDVSYQHVMSLASRASMAGAHFKLPSAPQTMIPSKKPVVSICAVRTGSGKSQTCRKVSRLLAELGLKVAAVRHPMPYGDLEKQKVQRYASIEDLQKHQCTIEEMEEYEPHIVNGTIIYAGVDYKAILDSAEQEADVIVWDGGNNDTSFYKPDLSIVVADPLRVGNELSYYPSETNLRMADVVIINKVDSADPQAVFTLRENIRKVNKTTQIIEAASPIYADQSGLITGKKVLVIEDGPTLTHGEMKFGAGTVAAHKFGASEIIDPRPYCSGEIKKTFDSYPGIGILLPAMGYSEKQVKDLEETINKVPCDTVIIGTPINLARIVKLNKPAVRISYELEEIGTPDLKSILGKFVASLKG, encoded by the coding sequence ATGGCAGGAATGAAACGCATCAACACTATCATTATCGGTGCCGCTGGACGCGATTTCCACAATTTCAATGTCATGTATCGAGACAATGAGCCCTACAATGTCGTCGCATTCACCGCAACCCAAATCCCGAACATCGCCGGACGGAAATACCCGGCTGCCCTCGCGGGCAAACTCTATCCCGACGGGATTCCAATCTATGAGGAGAAGGATCTGGAGGACCTGATCAGGCGACATGCGATTGAGGAAGTCGTGTTTTCTTACAGCGATGTGTCCTACCAGCATGTGATGAGCCTCGCTTCACGCGCTTCGATGGCTGGTGCGCATTTCAAGCTGCCGAGCGCACCACAAACGATGATCCCAAGCAAGAAACCGGTGGTTTCGATCTGCGCCGTACGCACGGGAAGCGGCAAGAGCCAGACATGTCGAAAAGTCTCCCGCCTGCTCGCCGAGCTCGGCCTCAAAGTCGCAGCGGTTCGACACCCGATGCCCTACGGCGACCTCGAGAAGCAGAAAGTCCAGCGATACGCTTCCATCGAAGACCTTCAGAAGCACCAATGCACGATCGAGGAGATGGAAGAGTATGAGCCGCATATCGTCAACGGAACGATCATCTACGCCGGGGTGGATTATAAGGCGATACTCGATAGCGCGGAGCAGGAAGCCGATGTGATAGTGTGGGACGGCGGCAACAACGACACATCGTTTTACAAACCGGATCTTTCCATCGTCGTCGCCGATCCGCTCCGTGTCGGAAACGAACTCTCCTACTATCCGAGCGAAACCAACCTGCGCATGGCGGATGTTGTTATCATCAACAAAGTTGATTCCGCCGACCCGCAGGCGGTCTTTACTCTGCGCGAAAATATCCGTAAGGTCAACAAGACGACACAGATCATCGAAGCTGCGTCCCCGATCTATGCGGATCAGAGCGGCCTTATCACCGGAAAGAAAGTGCTCGTCATCGAAGACGGACCGACACTGACCCACGGCGAAATGAAGTTCGGCGCAGGTACTGTAGCAGCTCATAAATTCGGCGCGTCGGAGATCATTGACCCGAGGCCGTACTGCTCAGGTGAAATCAAAAAGACATTTGATAGCTATCCCGGCATCGGGATCCTGCTTCCGGCAATGGGATACAGCGAGAAACAGGTGAAGGATCTCGAGGAGACGATCAACAAGGTCCCTTGTGACACGGTCATCATCGGAACTCCCATCAACCTTGCGCGGATCGTTAAACTCAACAAACCGGCGGTTCGGATTTCGTACGAACTGGAAGAAATCGGAACCCCTGATCTGAAGTCGATCCTCGGCAAGTTCGTTGCTTCATTGAAAGGATAG
- the pyrB gene encoding aspartate carbamoyltransferase translates to MKLQHVIESQQFSVPNLMELFGRTRQMERIVQRGGTRDYENRIMATLFYKPSTRTRFSFEAAMYRLGGRVLSTESAKAFSSVVEGEQLEDTIRIIANYCDVIVLRHNEEGGAKRAAAVSPIPIINAGDGEGGQHPTQALLDLYTIYNECNTLNGLSVALIGALDTGRTVRSLAYLLSKFERVKLYFLAPPELQIKQDIIDHLEERDVWYQLSSDPAEVLPSVDVVYQTRIDRERLKRQDVALSQYNINPAMLHQIRSNTIIMHPLPRSVEIDAAVDRDHRAAYFRQSQNGLFVRMALLTMLFDEE, encoded by the coding sequence ATGAAACTACAACATGTCATCGAATCGCAGCAGTTTTCAGTCCCGAACCTGATGGAGCTGTTCGGCCGAACCCGTCAGATGGAACGGATCGTTCAGCGCGGCGGCACGCGCGATTACGAAAACCGCATCATGGCCACGCTGTTCTACAAGCCATCGACACGAACCCGTTTTTCGTTTGAAGCTGCAATGTACCGTCTTGGCGGTCGGGTGCTCTCCACCGAATCCGCGAAAGCGTTCTCCTCCGTGGTGGAAGGAGAGCAGCTCGAGGACACCATCAGGATCATAGCCAACTACTGCGACGTCATCGTGCTTCGGCATAACGAAGAAGGAGGAGCAAAACGAGCAGCAGCGGTCTCCCCCATTCCCATTATCAACGCCGGCGACGGGGAAGGCGGCCAGCACCCCACACAGGCACTGCTCGACCTCTACACAATCTACAATGAGTGCAACACGCTCAACGGCCTTTCCGTCGCTCTGATAGGCGCACTGGACACCGGCAGGACAGTCCGATCTCTCGCCTACCTGCTCAGCAAATTCGAACGGGTAAAACTGTACTTCCTCGCTCCTCCTGAGCTTCAGATCAAGCAGGATATTATCGACCACCTTGAGGAACGCGACGTCTGGTACCAGCTCAGCTCCGACCCGGCCGAGGTATTGCCCTCCGTAGACGTGGTGTATCAAACGCGCATCGATCGTGAACGCCTCAAGAGGCAGGATGTCGCCCTCTCGCAATACAACATCAATCCCGCGATGCTGCACCAGATAAGATCCAACACAATTATTATGCATCCGCTGCCGCGCTCGGTGGAAATCGATGCTGCAGTCGACCGGGATCATCGCGCGGCGTATTTCCGTCAGTCACAAAACGGTCTCTTTGTAAGGATGGCGCTGCTTACGATGCTCTTCGATGAAGAATGA